gATATTCCTGGcatttaacatattttattcaaaGAACATTTACCAATATGAACTTCTCTATTTATCGACATATGATTGACATTGTAATCAAATTGCTTATCATTTTCATCATTAGAACCAGGTGTTGGTTTCTCTTCTTCATATCATAATTGTCCACTCGAATGGTAGTAAAAGTCTACTCAATTTCCACTTATCACGTTACATTTTTCTTGTATACTTTAGTGTATATTTGGTTCTAGTTTAGGAGCacttaaaattgaataaaaagatGTAGAGTTGATTTTTACATATTTATATCTTCTtgaatataattgatttttttttcctatattgAGTTGGCATATTGATCATGGTACAAGGCATGCAAATGCACGCTGAGAATTTCATAAGATGcaatatttttgttcttttcagtGGAGTAACCAATACCATTTAGTCATTTACAATGTTGGTTATTTCTAATACTATATATTAGTGATCTAATTAAAGTCtaaactaaaataatttaatattaacaatGGTCTAAAGTTTGATAGTGGGGGAGGAGGGCTAGGATGAAAATGGCCTAAAAAATATATCTATAAATGCATACCACGGTAAAGTTACATAATTTCGTATTGATTATTGAATGAACGGATAAGGAATCTCCAACTAAAGTAAGAACAAACTAAAAAGTTGAAACATAACCTTATAAGTGGATCCATTAGTAAAAGGACAGgtcaatattttaatgaaaaaatgtgTGCCATAGTTGTGTCTAACACATGCATATGTAAAGGAGATCTAAAGGTGATAGTTAcgtttcttttcattttattagaaaaatagaACTGCATATGACAtaagaaaaaatcatttgagACTAGTATTTACATTGGAATAGTGAGGCATCACAACGCAGTACAAGATTCTTTTTCCTTTGgtagaaagttttttttttaggtaaaatgGTCTTATTTCATTTCATCGGTAGGAAATCAAATACATACAATGAGAAATATGTAAAAATAACTTGGACTATTGATCATATTTAAAGTGGCCAGTGTCGAGTACGTCAGATTAAGGTTGAAGTTGTTGGCAGTGCAGGTATCTACAAGTATTTGACATTCAAGTTAATAAAAAGTATGAAGTGAGAAATATAATGTTGTACTACAAAGGAAGGAGTATATATAGACCGTGCAGAGAGCCAACACCATTGATTGGATGATCGTCAATGGTGTGGAAGGGAATCAACAAACATCAATGTTTTGATTAGTCATAAAGGCCTTTATTTGTAGTTCAAACATTATACGCGGGTAATGTTCATGTCTGCCGTGACCTGGCAGAGAGGCATACAACCAAAATGGGAGTAAGTCCTAGGTTTTAGGCTGAGCACCACACTAAACATGGATCTAGGCTCAGTCCAGAATGTCTATTTTATAGTTCATACACTCCTACAATTTCAAGCACAAACAAGTATTTATTTtcgtcaaaaaatatatttattctcattttgttacaaggtttatttttttattaatttctactGAGCACTTCAATCTCATGCATGTTTCAATCTAAAAAAGTGATGGGAAACCATTTAAAATAACCTTGCATATTCATGTCCCTATATCTTATGAATGAGAGGACTAATATATACCtgcttttctttttcatattaAAGGAGTACtacttaatttaaaaaataattaagtgtaattaaaattatatacgATCATGCACctattatgttaattttttacgttttaaaatctaaaatatatacCATAgactttttttgggtacaaatatGAAATATCATAGACTAAACCCTAAAAAGCTCTTTCATATTTACTGTAAAAAATACCCCATTCAATATTTGGAGGAGGAGATATTCAAACTAGTTTCTCACCTAATTGAAAAGTCAGATTAATTACTACATAAGCAACCAACCAGGTGGCTTATATATATGGTCCTAATtcctttcatttttattttttacaataatatgGTCCTAATTCCTAAAGATTGTTATTTGACTAGTGATTGAAGAATAACTGGAATTTTATTAAGTTCCCATGAGTTTAACTCGGTTGATAGGgatatcacatatattatgcaggaAACGGAGTTTAAACTtcagacacttcacttattcacaaTTAAGATGAAATTTCGAATCACCAAACTACgtactatataatttttttaaaataactcaAAACAGTAATCAATTAAAGAACCCCCAGTTTTGTTTCtcttattattaaatatatatattgaaaaaacaCCTTTTGTTCACAAGATTGCAATGACATAAGAGTTATTTTTGATAATGAACAGATTGGATGTGGTTTTTGATAAATGCGATGTGAGTCATGTGACAAGTAGTTTAAGAAAGTTTTCTATTTTCGCTACTAGTTAACTATGTGGTGAGTCCACCAAAAAAAGTATGTGGTGATtgcataatatttttaatttttcattggtctgttaatatatatttttaattttaattaatttttaaatttatcacTAAATTCcctaaaataagttataaatatGAAGTAGTCAGTTGCAAAAAAGAATACACCAAAAACTTTGGTTTAACCCTGACGAGAATTAGCATCAACGATAGGACGAGATTGGGGTACTTAGGGTACCTCTTAAGAAACATGGATCAAAGGTTTTGGAAGGCTTTCCCCATTCCCCTTTGTTGGGCAGTGCTTGTGTGGGGGTGTGCTACCTAAACCTGAAAATGTGCTTGAAACTCTCGCCTTACCAACAAGCAGACAATTGATGGTTGTTGGTCGCGACTACCACCATAAagttttgatgaaaatgaaTATTTCACGTTTTGAAGTGTGCATTTATATGTTGGTCATTCTTTTGTCTAGTACAAAAAAGATTCGGTTCATTCAATGAGTGCCTTTGAGttcaaaaaatatagaaaatgatatagtaactttaaaaaaatatattttttctgaCAAAAACAAATCTAgtgcatttcattcataatatgtTCATTACATGGTGGATATTGATTAAAAACTTTGGGGACTAGCATGAAAGCGAGATGTCTGAGCTAATTCTTGAGCAACTCAAATTAAAGTAaaatcaagtaaaaaaaaaatatacattgaTTAAAGCtcactaaaaaaaaatgcttttatGGACTTATTTAATGGTACATTATTCTTACTTTAACTTGATTTAGACTTATTTCATTCATATACACAAGTTATTTATGTAAAATCATAGAAAAATACTAAGTCtaaatttactattttatacaccacaaaacatttaaaatatttaataataaaagaaatgaaaataataaacaacCGAGAAAATCTCAACTCCAAAATTATTAAGTGAAAAATCATGACCAAAATTCAAACCTTAATTTTGTCACTTAtctatataaattatataaatttatgatGAATTTACTACCatttcatttattaaaaaacaaaactacacAAGTCACTGTCCATCTTTTTACTAGTACTAAATCTTCCCCTCAAAGTTTCCTAAAAAACAACTTAGTAAATTTTTTCACTTATTAGTATATACGGATACGGATACTCTGGTGGAAATAATAAATGTAAATAGAATCTGTAATTTgcattaattttgattttgactGAGATGCCCGGAAAATTAAAGGGAGAGAGATGATCATGAATAATACTATGATGATCATTTTCATGATGGTCTCCTGTGTTTAATCCACGGTTGGTGCGTACAGAGAAGCATTTGTTAAGAGATGTcaattctttaaataaatttcaGTTAGTTTTTGCAGTTGTGCTTAGAGAtatctttgattttttaaaaaaaaaattaagatccAACGTGGGAAAATGTGGCACGTGGAAATGGGTcccaatatatataaatttgtcCCTCCCTCGCACTCTCTGGCGCTACAAGTAGTAGTAGTGGTATAGTAGggtctctttcttttcttttcttatcaGCAGCCTAACCAAAAACCAAACACATCTTTTCCTCCCTTCATCTCCGCTTATCACCACCAAACcatttttagagagagaaacacacactctctctctctctctgaaacTCTCATCATTGCAACCGCATAGAAAGAAAGTATTCTAACAAACTATTTTCTCCTCATGGAAAATTCTAACTAACTATTTTCTCggaaaataacaacaacaacctgCTAGTACAAAATTCCGAGATGGCGACGCCATTGGATTGCGTAGGAGGAGGTTTCGCTTTTCTCTCCAATTCAACAAACAAAGTCgattcatcttcttctctcaaTGCTTCTTTAAAGTGCTCCAAACTCGACTCGCCaattttgatcttcttgttctTTCATAAAGCGATTCGGAATGAACTTGATACTTTACACCGATTAGCCATGGCATTCGCCACCGGTAATCGCTCCGATATTCAGCCACTCTTCGACCGTTACCATTTTCtcagctctatttatagacatcACTCCAATGCTGAAGATGAGGTTCATTTCAAATCTCgctttaactttttatttatttattttaattccaTAATTCGATTCTCTAGCTTTTTTATTCTTCAACTCTATGCATAAGAGAAATGGTGTAGATTGTAGAAACTAACTCAACATTTTCTTAGTTCATGAAATTAATTTAAgcttttgtttctttattctCTATGTCTTTTGCTTTTCGTTTTTGTAAATTTAGGTCTAAGTTTAGCGAAgctattttgaattttgtttttacatgTACAGAATCAATTGAATCTTTGTTaatcttatttaatttaatcttcTGTTACTATTCATGGAAAGAGACGGTGAAAAAGATAATTCTATTATATATAGCACTTTAGTTTTGGGGAAGAATCAAATTGTAAAGCTAGGGAATCCATTTTCCTTCATCATAGTGGCATTTAACATTCAAGTAGAtagtttttgtgattttttttttcatttgataagaTGAATTGATAATAAAATTCACAGATAGCTTTTTCTGTTAAACTGATTGAATTCTGTACAAATGTCTTGATAGAgtttgattgaatttttttacaatgaTAAGGCTATATGCTTTTTGTGTGGATTTTCGTTCTTTCAACGTAGCATTATTGTATTAATTTGGAATTTTATCAGTCATTATCTCTTTTGCTATGTTTCAAATGTTCTAAGGGAAATGTGTTCCGGAATGTAGGTGATTTTTCCAGCTCTAGACAGACGTGTGAAGAATGTAGCACAGACATATTCTCTTGAGCACAAGGGTGAAAGCAATCTTTTTGATCATCTATTTGAGCTGTTAAATTCTTCCATCAAGAATGATGAGAGTTTTCCAAGAGAATTAGCATCTTGCACTGGAGCTTTACAGACATCTGTTAGTCAACACTTGGCAAAGGAAGAGGAACAGGTACAAGGTTATTTAATAGCTTTTATTTAGTATTCCACTTGGACTCTAATGATGGAGATAGATAAATATCACgcaatttttcatttatttctcCTACAAGCTAGAATTactgttattattattgatttaaaAACAAGATGAACAAAAGATAATTAGGAGTTTGGAGGATAAAGGATCCTCCCTATCATGAAAAGAACTGCTATTAATAACTATTATAAGTGGCTCTGTCCCAAATAGGCTAATGTGGTAAAGCTATAACATCATTATCACCTTTTGACGTATACTATTTATTTGTGCCTTGCTTAATTGATGGATTAAATGTTCTTGTAGACACTATTGCTTTTAGCGCAACCATATGGGCTTCATTTGGTGATTCAGCAAGATTAATCAAGTGTAAAACCTGCAACAATCAATTAAGTTCGTTCAGGTTTTATTTGTTAaagattattattttaaacaaattgtAAATTCCTTTATTAATGTACACGAGAtgacatttattattttttggtgatgAATATCTACACTATATGAAATCTTCAAAGCACTTTGTTCTTGCTTCCCTCCAGTTTATTCCCAATTTCCCACCccgacaaaaaaaataaaaaacccacGTATTTCCAATTGCTTCCCTCTAGTTTTTTGTAATGGTTTGATATGCCAGATGGATAACACAGTCAAGTTTCACTCTCAGTCTACCTTAGGAAAGTTTGCACAATACAGATATCTGTTTACTAATATGGTATCCTCAAGTATTCATCGTAACTTTTTCTCATAGCCGTGTAGTTTAAATGGATAAATAATCTAATTTGTTCGGGGGATGtgtctaatttttttgtttgttgggcTATGTTAGGTATTTCCTCTGCTTATTGAGAAGTTCTCTCTTGAGGAACAAGCATCCTTAGTTTGGCAGTTTCTTTGCAGTATTCCTGTGAATATGATGGCAGAATTTCTTCCCTGGCTTTCAACATCTATATCAGCTGATGAATCTCAGGATTTACGAGATTTCTTAATCAAAATTGTGCCAGAGGAAAGGCTTCTTCAAAAGGTGTGGTTTTCAAATGCTGCTTTAGAGCATTGTTGTTCCATTTTCTATGTTAATAACGTTACTTTATGTGTTAAAGCTGATGGTTCACTTTATTACCACCTCCATCCCTAAATATAGGACCCCGTTGTTTAAATCGCAAGAATTAAGAAAATTGATAGCAGTATTGAATTAGTCGACAATATTTGATATTGTTTTACAAATTTACCTTTCAGgagaaaaaattagtttatgtTTTTATCATAGTATTTATTACAGGTTGTAGAAAAAGATGTAACATAATTATGGGTATGTTGATAACGAAATAATTAATGCAGTTGGAAATTAGAAAGTGGTAGTATAAAAAGGGATAAAGAAAAATCTAAAGAGGGTCATATATTTTGAGATTTTGAGGTAGTATAAGCAGATCTTCAATAAACAGAGTCTACATTAGGAAGAATAAGAGGGAGTCTAGGAAATTAATCAGAGCCCAATGGCACTATTAATATAAGCAGAAGATTTTATCAATAGACATAACAGAAAAACCATAGTAACTGTTTTGTTGGTTACTGTGCAAAGGGAGTAGTTGTAACGCAGTTAGTGAGAATAAttggagggggggggggggggggggggggcgtcAATTGTtttgagaaagagagagagagatcctTCTCTGTACTACTTGTGTTCTTGACGTATTGGTACTATTGTAAGGTACTGATTGTTCGCACAATAAGGATTGCTTGTGTGTCTCATATTCCGGTCCAGTCATATTATTTATGTAGTTTGAATTGTAACCGTATTATCTCTCATTTTATGCTTGCTGATTGAAGGTTGTTTTCACCTGGATGGAAGGGAGAAGTAGTGTTAGTACAATTCAAAGTAGTGCAATTCATTCTCAAGTTCAATGTTATTCTAGCCCATTAACCCATCAGGTTGGAAGAGTAAATTGTGTATGCGAGTCCACAACAACTGGAAAAAGGAAACATTCTGGATCTATGCTAGATGTTTCTGATGCCACCAGGACACATCCTATAGATGAGATATTGCTCTGGCATAATGCAATAAAAAAAGAGTTAAGTGAGATAGCAGTGGAGACCAGAAGAATACAACACTCTGGAGATTTTACCGACATATCAGCCTTTAATGACAGACTGCAATTCATTGCTGACGTTTGCATATTTCATAGGTACTGCGTTAATTTTGTATTAACAATATCCTTTTAGTTAAAGTATCATATATTTCTTCAGTTAAACAATTCCATATACTGTAATTTATGGCAAACACCAACCTTCATTACTGAtattcttttctctttgaatgCAGTATTGCTGAGGACAAGGTTATTTTTCCAGCGGTAGATGGagaattttctttctttcaggAGCATGCTGAAGAAGAAAGCCAATTTAATGACTTTCGGTGTTTGATTGAAAGTATTCTAAGCGAAGGAGCATCATCTAATTCAGAAGTTGAATTTTATTCCAAGTTATGCTCACATGCTGATCATATAATGGAAACCATACAGAGGCATTTCCATAATGAAGAAGTTCAGGTGAGGCATCATTGCTCATGTGGTGAAAGTTTAGAGTGACTAGCATAAGATGCAAGTGTGTTATGTTAATTACATCAGGAAGATCAATCAAATGATGAGATTTGAGGATCCATATTTGTAGAAGTTGATAAATATCAACAACTGTTGTATCCGTTTGTTGATTAACTTACTTCTATTAGAAGAGAAGTATGGCTTGAAAATTTCTTTATAAGATATTAGCAAATAAACTCTTTTAATATTCTCTTTTAATATATCTAATGTGTACATAATCACTCTCATCTACAGGTTCTTCCACTTGCAAGAATGCACTTTAGCTTTAGAAAACAATGTGAACTTCTGTATCAAAGCTTATGCATGATGCCTCTGAAATTGATTGAGAGAGTCCTACCATGGTTGGTAGGATCTTTAACTGAAGAAGAAGCAAAGATGTTTCTGAGAAACATGCAATTTGCAGGTTCCtttgtctattttttatttcctttcctTCTAAAGAAACCGTGTTTCCGAGATTTGTTTGTTAATCTATGTTTGACAACTTAATCTTTTTCAGCTCCAGCAACAGATTCTGCTCTCGTCACACTCTTCAGTGGCTGGGCATGCAAGGCTCGTAATGAAGGCCTGTGTTTGTCTTCGGGCACATCAGTTTGCTGCCCTGCTCAAAGACTTTCTGATATTGAAGAAAATATTGATCAGCCATCCTGTGTTTGTATCACAGCATCATCTGACAGACATTGCTCAGTAATATTTGAGTCAGATGGCAACAAAAGACCAGTCAAGCGAAACACTTTGAAGTTGAACAATGGAGATGTACCTAAAACTTCAGAGACCGAAAGTACCCAGAAACAGTGCTGTAGTCCTCGGTCCTGTTGTGTGCCAGGTTTAGGAGTAAACAGTAACAATTTGGGGCTTGGTTCAATTTCTACAGCCAAGTCTCTACGCTCCTTGTCTTTCAGCTCTTCTGCTCCATATCTTAATTCCAGTCTTTTCATATGGGAAACAGAGAACAGCTCATGTGACGTTGGCTCTGCAGAAAGACCAATTGATACCATATTTAAATTCCATAAAGCTATACGTAAAGACTTAGAGTATCTAGATGTTGAGTCTGGAAAGCTGAGTGATAGTGACGAGACAATTATTCGGCAATTTAGTGGAAGATTTCGTCTTTTGTGGGGTTTATATAGAGCTCATAGTAATGCAGAAGATGATATAGTATTTCCAGCATTAGAATCCAAAGAGGCCCTTCACAATGTGAGCCATTCATACATGTTGGACCATAAGCAGGAAGAACAATTGTTTGAAGATATTTCTTGCGTTCTTTCTGAGTTTTCTGTCCTTCATGAAGCCTTGCAGTTGACCCATATGGCAGAGGATTTGAGTGATAGTAATTTTGGAACCTCTGATACCAATGACAGTGATGATGTCAAGAAGTATAACGAACTTGCAACAAAGCTTCAGGGGATGTGCAAATCCATAAGAGTGACCCTGGATCAGCATATTTTCAGGGAAGAGCGTGAACTGTGGCCATTGTTTGGAAAACATTTCACTGTGGAAGAACAAGATAAGATAGTAGGCCGGATAATTGGAACTACTGGTGCTGAAGTTCTCCAGTCAATGTTACCGTGGGTAACTTCTGCACTTACTCAGGATGAACAGAATAAAATGATGGATACATGGAAGCAGGCAACTAAGAATACTATGTTCAATGAATGGCTTAATGAATGCTGGAAAGAGAGTCCAGTATCTATAGCACCGACAGAAACATCACATCGTAGCACTTCTCATAAAGGTTTCTAATTGCATATagtttctttcatttttgtGGACTTTGTGGGATACTGGGATGGATAATTAATATTATGGTGTGTTTTATTCTTTTCCAGGATCTGAGTATCAGGAATGCTTGAACCTCAATGATCAAATGTTCAAGCCAGGTTGGAAAGACATTTTCCGGATGAATCAGAATGAACTTGAGTCTGAGATCCGGAAGGTTTATCGTGACTCAACTCTTGATCCAAGGAGAAAGGCTTATCTTGTGCAAAATCTTTTGACAAGGTTGTTTCCGGTTTCCAGAATTCTCTGATTTTATTGGATAGGGACATAATTAACTACATATTTATTTGATAGGATTTTACCTATTGTGGTCAAAGCTCCAATTGTTGATTAGTTCTTTGTGTATTTTAGTCGTTGGATAGCTGCCCAGCAGAAATCACCTAAAGCTTCATCTGAAGGATCATCTAATGGTGTCGAAATAGAAGGACACTCACCATCATTTCGGGACCCAGGGAAACTTGTATTTGGGTGTGAGCACTATAAGAGAAATTGCAAGCTTCGAGCTGCATGTTGTGGCAAGTTATTTACTTGCAGATTTTGTCATGACATTGTGAGCGATCACTCAATGGATAGGTAGACTTCTGTTGggatttcttatattttatattagtgTATACTTCTAATCCCTAGACTCCGGTATATCGGGAGCTTTGTAGTATTAGGTTGTCCATTAATGCACTTCTAACATCTGATTGTTCATTACAGAAAAGCAACATCGGAAATGATGTGTATGCGCTGCCTGAATATACAGCCAATTGGGCCTATATGCATGACACCTTCATGTAATGCACTTTCAATGGCAAAGTACTATTGCAGTATATGCAAATTTTTTGATGATGAAAGGTacgttttattttttacatcacACTTCAAAATTTGTTGTTGAAATTACTACTGTCTTCCTTTTTTTGGGGGGTAAATGGGGTCAATCCTTGGACTGTTCATCATCTTGAGATTCACACACTTCATTGCAGTAGGACTGAGATTGACAATTTATGAACAATTTAAGGTGGTCCATACACCATTTTAGGGGAGAAAGTATTTTTGTATGTAAACTAATTCAAAGAAAGATAGGCATATGGTTGGTCATGTTAGATCTTGTGTAAATTCTCCAACAGATCATTAAGATAGAAACTCAATTGAAATGGGAAATTGATAAGAAGAATAAAAGTAATATAACTATTTTACCTTTTGAGATTACATTTGGTCAAGCACAAATTCTAAGATAACTAACTAAATGGACTAATCGACTAAGAACAATTGTCATTATTTTGTCACATCCTAACAATGCATTCCCCCACGAAAGTCCACTTTGCCCTCAAGGTATGAGAATTTCACAACAATTGAAAATTCCCCACCTTGAGGGCAAAGTGGGCTTTTGTGGACTTAGAGATGTTGGAtgaaaattgataaaaagaaTCAAAAGAGTGGAACTATTTTATTGAAAACTAAACAGTAATGGACTGACTGGTTAACAGTGCCCTTACCTATCACTTTCTAACTAATATTCTATTGTTTTTAAGTATGAATTAAAATCTTATGAGACTTCTATCAGATGTACATAATTTATACTCCTGAAAAAGTTATTTAGAAGATTGTTAATTTTAACTTTACACTATTTTTGTTTAGGAATGTATACCATTGCCCATTTTGTAATTTATGCCGTGTTGGGCGAGGGCTTGGGATTGATTATTTTCATTGCATGAAATGCAATTGCTGCCTGGGGATTAAATCGTCATCTCATAAATGCCTGGAGAAAGGTTTAGAAATGAACTGCCCAATTTGCTGTGACGACTTATTCACATCAAGTGCTACAGTCAGAGCTCTGCCTTGTGGTCACTACATGCATTCTGCTTGTTTTCAGGTCAATGTTACACCCATTTTAAATTTCATTCCCCTCAAAGAAATTGAAACAGGTTGTGGATTCAATCTTACACTTTTTTATGATATGTTAGGCATACACTAGTAGTCACTACACATGTCCAATCTGCAGCAAGTCATTGGGAGATATGGCggtaagaatatttttttaaatctccCTACCTTTAATGTCCTTTATGATtcttaataaaacaaaatgtttaTAGATGCTCAAAAAGTTGAAACGGATAAAGAAACAAAGCCACTAGTTTAATATAACTCTACTATCTTTTTAAATTGTAATTGAGCTCTCAAGTTGAGGCAAAATATTAGATGTAACATTTTGAGATTTTCATATTGTTCTATCTCTATCTACCTAGGTTTACTTTGGTATGCTCGATGCCTTATTGGCTGCAGAGGAGCTCCCTGAAGAGTATAGGAACCGTCATCAGGTGAATACTTCAGTGTCTCTTTGCATGTTTCTTTCGTTCCTTTTAAAAGCTAATGTGGATTTTATGAGAGAGACTGGCATTTTGGGCTGCCagcaaaaaaattgtatattcatTGTCAGTTTTATATAATGGGCAATGCAGGATATACTTTGCAATGACTGTGATCGAAAGGGCACCTCACGCTTCCATTGGCTGTATCACAAATGTGGATCTTGTGGCTCTTACAATACTCGGCTGATCAAGCGTGAGACACATTCCAGCAGCTCTTAGCGTGATTTTGATGGGAGGTAGACAGAGTCTGTAAATACATTGTGTAGGAATCTCAATTTTCTCCCAACAAGGAGCCCAATTATTGGTCCGCGTTTTAACTTGAACGCGCGAATCACTTCCATTAGAGACCTCTCACCTCTTATTGCACACCTAATCAGTTTTTATAGCAATTATTATGTACAGATCAATGTTTGTTATTCAGAACAAACTTCTTATTTGTGCAATGGATATATTTTTCCGTCACTTTCCGTATCTTTCTTCTCATCTTAAGGTTCATCCAAGTGTGCTGACCGCCCTTTAATCATGCTGAGGGCAACTTATCACCAACTTCCCTTGTTTTCCTTATTGGTTGAACCTACTTCTATATAATTTCAGTCCAattgtgtaatattttttttcaacttagTGTTGGACAAACCTTTGGTTAAATTGAAGATTCATATTTCATTTTCATAAGATTTAAATGTGAGTgacttagagcatccacaatggagcactccatt
This portion of the Trifolium pratense cultivar HEN17-A07 linkage group LG3, ARS_RC_1.1, whole genome shotgun sequence genome encodes:
- the LOC123916666 gene encoding zinc finger protein BRUTUS-like isoform X1, with the protein product MATPLDCVGGGFAFLSNSTNKVDSSSSLNASLKCSKLDSPILIFLFFHKAIRNELDTLHRLAMAFATGNRSDIQPLFDRYHFLSSIYRHHSNAEDEVIFPALDRRVKNVAQTYSLEHKGESNLFDHLFELLNSSIKNDESFPRELASCTGALQTSVSQHLAKEEEQVFPLLIEKFSLEEQASLVWQFLCSIPVNMMAEFLPWLSTSISADESQDLRDFLIKIVPEERLLQKVVFTWMEGRSSVSTIQSSAIHSQVQCYSSPLTHQVGRVNCVCESTTTGKRKHSGSMLDVSDATRTHPIDEILLWHNAIKKELSEIAVETRRIQHSGDFTDISAFNDRLQFIADVCIFHSIAEDKVIFPAVDGEFSFFQEHAEEESQFNDFRCLIESILSEGASSNSEVEFYSKLCSHADHIMETIQRHFHNEEVQVLPLARMHFSFRKQCELLYQSLCMMPLKLIERVLPWLVGSLTEEEAKMFLRNMQFAAPATDSALVTLFSGWACKARNEGLCLSSGTSVCCPAQRLSDIEENIDQPSCVCITASSDRHCSVIFESDGNKRPVKRNTLKLNNGDVPKTSETESTQKQCCSPRSCCVPGLGVNSNNLGLGSISTAKSLRSLSFSSSAPYLNSSLFIWETENSSCDVGSAERPIDTIFKFHKAIRKDLEYLDVESGKLSDSDETIIRQFSGRFRLLWGLYRAHSNAEDDIVFPALESKEALHNVSHSYMLDHKQEEQLFEDISCVLSEFSVLHEALQLTHMAEDLSDSNFGTSDTNDSDDVKKYNELATKLQGMCKSIRVTLDQHIFREERELWPLFGKHFTVEEQDKIVGRIIGTTGAEVLQSMLPWVTSALTQDEQNKMMDTWKQATKNTMFNEWLNECWKESPVSIAPTETSHRSTSHKGSEYQECLNLNDQMFKPGWKDIFRMNQNELESEIRKVYRDSTLDPRRKAYLVQNLLTSRWIAAQQKSPKASSEGSSNGVEIEGHSPSFRDPGKLVFGCEHYKRNCKLRAACCGKLFTCRFCHDIVSDHSMDRKATSEMMCMRCLNIQPIGPICMTPSCNALSMAKYYCSICKFFDDERNVYHCPFCNLCRVGRGLGIDYFHCMKCNCCLGIKSSSHKCLEKGLEMNCPICCDDLFTSSATVRALPCGHYMHSACFQAYTSSHYTCPICSKSLGDMAVYFGMLDALLAAEELPEEYRNRHQDILCNDCDRKGTSRFHWLYHKCGSCGSYNTRLIKRETHSSSS
- the LOC123916666 gene encoding zinc finger protein BRUTUS-like isoform X2 — protein: MMAEFLPWLSTSISADESQDLRDFLIKIVPEERLLQKVVFTWMEGRSSVSTIQSSAIHSQVQCYSSPLTHQVGRVNCVCESTTTGKRKHSGSMLDVSDATRTHPIDEILLWHNAIKKELSEIAVETRRIQHSGDFTDISAFNDRLQFIADVCIFHSIAEDKVIFPAVDGEFSFFQEHAEEESQFNDFRCLIESILSEGASSNSEVEFYSKLCSHADHIMETIQRHFHNEEVQVLPLARMHFSFRKQCELLYQSLCMMPLKLIERVLPWLVGSLTEEEAKMFLRNMQFAAPATDSALVTLFSGWACKARNEGLCLSSGTSVCCPAQRLSDIEENIDQPSCVCITASSDRHCSVIFESDGNKRPVKRNTLKLNNGDVPKTSETESTQKQCCSPRSCCVPGLGVNSNNLGLGSISTAKSLRSLSFSSSAPYLNSSLFIWETENSSCDVGSAERPIDTIFKFHKAIRKDLEYLDVESGKLSDSDETIIRQFSGRFRLLWGLYRAHSNAEDDIVFPALESKEALHNVSHSYMLDHKQEEQLFEDISCVLSEFSVLHEALQLTHMAEDLSDSNFGTSDTNDSDDVKKYNELATKLQGMCKSIRVTLDQHIFREERELWPLFGKHFTVEEQDKIVGRIIGTTGAEVLQSMLPWVTSALTQDEQNKMMDTWKQATKNTMFNEWLNECWKESPVSIAPTETSHRSTSHKGSEYQECLNLNDQMFKPGWKDIFRMNQNELESEIRKVYRDSTLDPRRKAYLVQNLLTSRWIAAQQKSPKASSEGSSNGVEIEGHSPSFRDPGKLVFGCEHYKRNCKLRAACCGKLFTCRFCHDIVSDHSMDRKATSEMMCMRCLNIQPIGPICMTPSCNALSMAKYYCSICKFFDDERNVYHCPFCNLCRVGRGLGIDYFHCMKCNCCLGIKSSSHKCLEKGLEMNCPICCDDLFTSSATVRALPCGHYMHSACFQAYTSSHYTCPICSKSLGDMAVYFGMLDALLAAEELPEEYRNRHQDILCNDCDRKGTSRFHWLYHKCGSCGSYNTRLIKRETHSSSS